The proteins below are encoded in one region of Qipengyuania sp. HL-TH1:
- a CDS encoding CoA-acylating methylmalonate-semialdehyde dehydrogenase, with translation MRQLDHFIVGGASAPAARTHKIWNPSTGEVQAEVPLGDAALLDRAVAAAKKVQPEWAATNPQRRARVMFEFKRLVEANKQELAELLASEHGKVVDDAHGDVQRGLEVIEYACGIPQALKGEYSQGAGPGIDVYSMRQPLGIGAGITPFNFPAMIPMWMFGMAIAVGNAFILKPSERDPSVPIRLAELFVEAGAPEGLLQVVHGDKEMVDAILDHEDIAAVSFVGSSDIAHYVYKRGVAAGKRVQAMGGAKNHGIVMPDADLDQVVGDLAGAAFGSAGERCMALPVVVPVGEDTAERLREKLIPAINALRIGVSTDPDAHYGPVVTPEHKARIEQWIDTAEQEGAEVVIDGRGFTLQGHEKGFFVGPTLLDRVTTDMESYREEIFGPVLQIVRADDFEHALRLPSEHQYGNGVAIFTRNGHAAREFAHRVNVGMVGINVPIPVPVSYHSFGGWKRSGFGDTDQYGQEGLKFWTKAKKVTQRWPDGGGDGSNAFVIPTMG, from the coding sequence ATGCGTCAGCTTGACCATTTCATCGTCGGCGGAGCGAGCGCTCCCGCGGCCCGCACCCACAAGATCTGGAACCCCTCTACGGGCGAAGTCCAGGCCGAGGTTCCGTTGGGCGATGCCGCCTTGCTCGACCGCGCGGTCGCCGCCGCCAAGAAGGTCCAGCCCGAATGGGCGGCCACCAATCCGCAGCGCCGCGCGCGGGTGATGTTCGAATTCAAACGGCTGGTCGAAGCCAACAAGCAGGAACTGGCCGAACTGCTCGCCAGCGAACACGGCAAGGTCGTGGACGATGCGCATGGAGATGTGCAGCGCGGGCTCGAGGTCATCGAATATGCCTGCGGCATCCCGCAGGCCTTGAAGGGCGAATATTCGCAAGGCGCGGGCCCCGGCATCGATGTCTATTCGATGCGCCAGCCGCTGGGCATCGGCGCGGGCATAACCCCGTTCAACTTCCCCGCGATGATCCCGATGTGGATGTTCGGCATGGCGATCGCGGTGGGCAACGCCTTCATCCTCAAGCCGTCCGAACGCGATCCCAGCGTGCCGATCCGGCTGGCCGAACTGTTCGTCGAGGCCGGCGCGCCCGAGGGGCTGCTGCAAGTGGTCCACGGCGACAAGGAAATGGTCGATGCGATCCTCGACCACGAGGATATCGCCGCGGTCAGCTTCGTCGGGTCGAGCGATATCGCGCATTACGTCTACAAGCGCGGCGTCGCTGCGGGCAAACGCGTCCAGGCGATGGGCGGCGCCAAGAACCACGGCATCGTCATGCCCGATGCCGATCTCGACCAGGTGGTGGGCGATCTCGCCGGGGCCGCCTTCGGCTCTGCCGGCGAACGCTGCATGGCGCTGCCGGTGGTCGTGCCCGTGGGCGAGGACACCGCCGAGAGGCTGCGCGAAAAGCTGATCCCCGCGATCAATGCGCTGCGCATCGGCGTTTCGACCGATCCCGACGCGCATTACGGCCCCGTCGTCACGCCCGAGCACAAGGCGCGGATCGAACAGTGGATCGACACTGCCGAGCAGGAAGGCGCCGAAGTGGTCATCGACGGCCGCGGCTTCACGCTGCAGGGCCACGAGAAGGGCTTCTTCGTCGGCCCGACGCTGCTCGACCGCGTGACCACCGACATGGAAAGCTACCGCGAGGAAATCTTTGGACCGGTCCTGCAGATCGTACGCGCCGACGATTTCGAGCATGCACTGCGGCTGCCGAGCGAGCACCAATATGGCAATGGTGTCGCCATCTTCACGCGCAACGGCCATGCGGCGCGCGAATTCGCGCACCGGGTGAATGTCGGCATGGTCGGGATCAACGTTCCGATTCCCGTCCCCGTCAGCTATCACAGCTTCGGCGGATGGAAACGTTCGGGCTTCGGCGACACCGACCAGTATGGCCAGGAAGGCCTGAAGTTCTGGACCAAGGCCAAGAAGGTCACCCAGCGCTGGCCCGATGGCGGCGGCGACGGATCGAACGCCTTCGTCATCCCCACGATGGGGTAA
- a CDS encoding DUF819 domain-containing protein — protein MISDDRIILGLLALVLGFVFATRDRPGWQRFYIFVPIILVCYLVPSLMTTFGLIDVSESNLWPVAKDYFLPAALFLMTLSIDIKGILGLGSKAIVMFLTATVGIVLGGPLALWIVAQFEPSIIGSGDTAAWRGLATLAGSWIGGGANQTAMLEVYGYPLEGFAALLAVDIIVAEIWMVFLLYGAGAHERVDKWLGADSSSIARLRDTMADYTASIERVAKANDYVLLFGVTFAIVGLAHLLGGWLGGWFAAMQGEDATLASEFFWVVVIATTAGLAASFTRARELEGIGASKFGVLFIFLLVAVIGTRMDVTKITDAPAFMAIGFIWMLFHVILLLSVAKIIKAPFFFVAVGSKANIGGAASAPVVAAAFHPALAPVGVLLAVLGYALGTYGAILCAQMMAGVG, from the coding sequence ATGATCAGCGACGACAGGATTATTCTCGGGCTGCTCGCCCTGGTGCTCGGCTTCGTTTTCGCCACGCGCGACCGACCCGGCTGGCAGCGCTTCTACATCTTCGTCCCGATCATCCTGGTCTGCTATCTCGTCCCCAGCCTGATGACGACTTTCGGCCTGATCGACGTGTCCGAGAGCAATCTGTGGCCGGTGGCGAAAGATTATTTCCTGCCTGCCGCGCTGTTCCTGATGACGCTGTCGATCGACATCAAGGGGATCCTCGGTCTCGGCAGCAAGGCGATCGTCATGTTCCTGACCGCCACGGTGGGCATCGTCCTCGGCGGGCCGTTGGCACTGTGGATCGTGGCGCAGTTCGAACCTTCGATCATCGGTTCGGGCGATACCGCCGCATGGCGCGGGCTGGCGACGCTGGCGGGAAGCTGGATCGGCGGCGGCGCCAACCAGACCGCGATGCTCGAGGTCTATGGCTACCCGCTCGAAGGCTTCGCCGCGCTGCTGGCGGTGGACATCATCGTCGCCGAGATCTGGATGGTGTTCCTGCTCTATGGCGCGGGCGCGCATGAGCGCGTCGACAAGTGGCTGGGCGCGGACAGTTCGTCGATTGCCCGGCTGCGCGACACGATGGCCGATTACACTGCCAGCATCGAACGCGTCGCCAAGGCCAATGACTATGTCCTGCTGTTCGGCGTGACCTTCGCCATCGTCGGGCTTGCGCATCTGCTCGGCGGCTGGCTGGGCGGCTGGTTCGCCGCGATGCAGGGCGAGGACGCCACGCTGGCGAGCGAATTCTTCTGGGTCGTGGTCATCGCCACCACCGCGGGGCTCGCCGCCAGCTTCACCCGCGCCCGCGAGCTGGAAGGGATTGGCGCGAGCAAGTTTGGCGTGTTGTTCATCTTCCTGCTCGTGGCGGTGATCGGCACACGGATGGACGTGACCAAGATTACCGATGCGCCCGCTTTCATGGCGATCGGCTTCATCTGGATGCTGTTCCACGTCATCCTGCTGCTGAGCGTGGCGAAGATCATCAAGGCGCCGTTCTTCTTCGTCGCGGTGGGCAGCAAGGCGAATATCGGCGGCGCGGCGTCGGCGCCGGTGGTGGCGGCGGCGTTCCACCCCGCGCTGGCCCCGGTCGGCGTGCTGCTGGCCGTGCTGGGCTATGCGCTGGGGACCTATGGCGCGATCCTGTGCGCGCAGATGATGGCCGGCGTCGGCTAG
- the gntA gene encoding guanitoxin biosynthesis heme-dependent pre-guanitoxin N-hydroxylase GntA translates to MKPGVLAVDDSVARDIEAQFRAHIADTAFPCVGAKSAQARDLLDVLVAHDMRSGWDDLRIHDRLIEWAERYRNDPEGLRSMAVVFEQPGSLDESEYESLLWERLQSFAEKDKWLGQSYDPSVSPDPTDPHFSLSFGGEAYFVVGLHPHASRPARRFAYPTMVFNLHNQFEALREDGRYERMREAILERDRTLAGDINPMLARHGESSEARQYSGRAVDDDWTCPFRDPRMEKQ, encoded by the coding sequence ATGAAACCCGGCGTTCTGGCGGTCGACGATAGCGTCGCCCGCGATATCGAAGCACAGTTCCGCGCGCATATCGCCGATACGGCGTTCCCCTGCGTCGGTGCAAAATCGGCCCAGGCGCGCGACCTGCTCGACGTGCTCGTCGCGCACGACATGCGCAGCGGCTGGGACGATCTGCGGATCCACGACCGGCTGATCGAATGGGCCGAGCGGTACCGCAACGATCCCGAGGGCCTGCGCAGCATGGCGGTGGTGTTCGAGCAACCTGGCTCGCTCGACGAGAGCGAATATGAAAGCCTGTTGTGGGAACGGCTCCAGTCCTTTGCCGAAAAGGACAAATGGCTCGGCCAGAGCTACGACCCCAGCGTCAGCCCCGATCCGACCGATCCGCATTTTTCGCTCAGCTTTGGCGGCGAAGCCTATTTCGTCGTCGGCCTGCACCCGCATGCCTCGCGCCCGGCGCGGCGCTTTGCCTATCCGACGATGGTCTTCAACCTGCACAACCAGTTCGAAGCGCTGCGCGAGGACGGGCGGTACGAGCGCATGCGCGAGGCGATCCTCGAGCGCGACCGCACTCTGGCAGGCGATATCAACCCGATGCTCGCCCGCCACGGTGAGAGCAGCGAAGCGCGCCAATATAGCGGCCGGGCCGTCGATGACGACTGGACCTGCCCGTTCCGCGATCCCCGAATGGAGAAGCAATGA
- a CDS encoding urea carboxylase-associated family protein: MNRIEPRSGVAFELPKGAQLTVCDPEGSQVSDLLAYNAQDVREVISNGRTFDYEETIRLGRGHRLWSNRSNPMLTITSDTVKRHDFLLTPCSEDTFRHFYPDKPLHRGCFGNLAEALEPYGIGPDDIPTAFNLFMNVPVDGDSGVLTVKPPLSEPGDTIVMRAEMDLIIGLTACSAYDSNGGSFRPIDYEVSASG; the protein is encoded by the coding sequence ATGAACCGCATAGAACCGCGCAGCGGCGTGGCGTTCGAACTGCCGAAAGGCGCGCAGCTCACCGTCTGCGATCCCGAAGGCAGCCAGGTTTCCGACCTGCTGGCTTATAACGCGCAGGACGTCCGCGAAGTCATCTCCAACGGGCGCACCTTCGATTATGAAGAAACCATCCGGCTCGGGCGGGGGCACCGCCTGTGGTCGAACCGGTCGAACCCGATGCTGACGATCACGTCGGATACGGTCAAACGGCATGATTTCCTGCTGACCCCGTGTTCGGAAGACACGTTCCGGCATTTCTATCCAGACAAGCCGCTCCATCGCGGCTGCTTCGGCAATCTGGCCGAGGCGCTGGAGCCCTATGGCATCGGGCCGGACGACATTCCGACCGCGTTCAACCTGTTCATGAACGTCCCGGTCGATGGCGACAGCGGTGTGCTGACGGTCAAGCCGCCGCTGAGCGAGCCGGGCGACACGATCGTCATGCGCGCGGAGATGGATTTGATCATCGGCCTGACAGCCTGTTCGGCCTACGATTCCAACGGCGGATCGTTCAGGCCGATCGACTATGAGGTGAGCGCGAGTGGCTGA
- a CDS encoding DUF421 domain-containing protein, with translation MAEAINFWSGWPRMLEIAGNAFLFYVLIIIMVRLVGKRTTSELNNFDWIINVAVGSLAASGILLRNVATLDAVTAIIVLAACQYLTTRMVQQSETAADVVKAEPTLLTHKGDYLRDAMERTRISEEEIRSALRQNGITANADANWVVLETNGELSVIPRQDVRWGDAEALSDVHCPDDLKD, from the coding sequence GTGGCTGAGGCCATCAATTTCTGGTCCGGCTGGCCCCGGATGCTCGAAATCGCCGGCAATGCCTTTCTCTTCTACGTCCTGATCATCATCATGGTGCGCCTGGTCGGCAAGCGCACGACCAGCGAGCTCAACAATTTCGACTGGATCATCAATGTCGCGGTCGGCAGCCTGGCTGCGAGCGGCATCCTGCTGCGTAATGTCGCGACGCTCGATGCGGTGACCGCGATCATCGTGCTGGCAGCCTGCCAGTATCTGACCACGCGGATGGTCCAGCAAAGCGAGACCGCCGCCGACGTCGTCAAGGCCGAGCCAACGCTGCTGACGCACAAGGGCGACTATCTGCGCGACGCGATGGAGCGTACGCGGATTTCGGAGGAAGAGATCAGGTCCGCATTGCGGCAGAACGGTATCACCGCCAACGCCGATGCCAATTGGGTGGTGCTGGAAACCAATGGCGAGCTGTCGGTGATCCCGCGCCAGGATGTGCGCTGGGGCGATGCCGAGGCATTGTCCGACGTTCACTGCCCGGATGACCTGAAAGACTAG
- a CDS encoding Crp/Fnr family transcriptional regulator, which produces MNGTTELLGTASFPLTGNFLAGRLRHNLSLDDLQYIEGLVESVEEHDDGARLLSRGIKTDRSTILIEGYIFRTIESGNKRFITGVHVPGDFVDLHGFALKRLDHNIDAAGKVKVGSVSHETLRAVMRDRPGVARAMWFATLLDAAIHRKWIQTLEQLDAPRRIAHLYAELHTRLELVGRGVTRALRTPFTQFDMADMCGVSAIHANRAVGKLRELGIAEIRRGDLYTRDWAALKRYAQFDPDYLYGDGPLKVKEDWD; this is translated from the coding sequence ATGAACGGGACCACCGAACTCCTGGGAACGGCAAGCTTCCCCCTGACCGGCAATTTCCTCGCCGGACGCCTGCGTCACAACCTCAGCCTCGACGATCTGCAATATATCGAGGGGCTGGTGGAGAGCGTCGAGGAGCATGACGACGGTGCGCGTCTGCTGTCCCGCGGCATCAAGACCGATCGCAGCACGATCCTGATCGAGGGATACATCTTCCGCACCATCGAGAGCGGCAACAAGCGGTTCATCACCGGCGTCCATGTCCCGGGCGATTTCGTCGACCTGCATGGCTTTGCACTCAAGCGGCTCGATCACAATATCGACGCGGCGGGCAAGGTGAAGGTGGGTTCGGTCAGCCATGAGACGCTGCGCGCGGTGATGCGCGATCGGCCGGGCGTCGCGCGGGCAATGTGGTTTGCCACACTGCTCGACGCGGCGATCCATCGCAAATGGATCCAGACGCTGGAGCAACTCGACGCGCCGCGGCGCATCGCGCATCTCTATGCCGAATTGCATACCCGGCTGGAACTGGTCGGGCGCGGCGTGACGCGCGCGCTGCGGACACCTTTCACCCAGTTCGACATGGCCGATATGTGCGGGGTGAGCGCGATCCACGCGAACCGCGCCGTGGGCAAGTTACGCGAGCTGGGCATTGCCGAAATCCGGCGCGGCGATCTGTACACCCGCGACTGGGCCGCGCTGAAACGCTATGCGCAGTTCGACCCCGATTACCTTTACGGCGACGGGCCGCTGAAGGTGAAGGAAGACTGGGACTAG
- a CDS encoding sulfotransferase yields the protein MSQRPNRFVFVAGLHRTGTSLLARILGAHTAVGGIEGTPVPENEGCYLQGGIPHTACDGRPGHYATDPHQHHTEGSRWNTLETQQRILSDWSPWLDRGKPWWLEKSPVNLTRMRLYQQLFPTSQFVVILRHPEMMAAALAKWVDHEPDALIRYALDAYDLVAGDLPFLHAALVIRYEDLVARPDVTRQALFAFLDCEDHDPGIALRDGNADYAAAYRATGDLAGRLTNWGYGAGGKVAGFTPLCAHPLRRVEEATVRVLTAQADEK from the coding sequence GTGAGCCAGCGCCCCAATCGCTTCGTGTTCGTCGCCGGGCTGCATCGGACCGGAACGAGCCTGCTGGCGCGTATTCTCGGCGCGCATACGGCGGTCGGCGGCATCGAAGGCACGCCGGTGCCCGAGAACGAGGGATGCTATCTGCAGGGCGGTATCCCGCATACCGCATGCGATGGACGGCCGGGGCACTATGCGACCGACCCGCACCAGCATCATACCGAAGGGTCGCGCTGGAATACTCTGGAAACGCAGCAACGTATCCTGTCGGACTGGTCGCCATGGCTGGACCGGGGCAAGCCCTGGTGGCTCGAAAAATCGCCGGTGAACCTCACCCGGATGCGATTGTACCAGCAGCTGTTTCCGACCTCGCAATTCGTCGTGATCCTGCGCCATCCCGAAATGATGGCGGCAGCGCTGGCGAAATGGGTCGATCACGAGCCGGATGCGCTCATCCGCTATGCGCTCGACGCCTATGACCTCGTGGCCGGGGACCTGCCTTTCCTGCATGCCGCGCTGGTCATTCGCTACGAGGATCTCGTCGCCCGCCCCGATGTTACGCGGCAGGCGCTGTTCGCCTTTCTCGATTGCGAGGATCACGACCCCGGCATCGCACTGCGCGATGGCAATGCCGACTACGCAGCCGCATACCGCGCGACCGGCGACCTTGCCGGGCGACTCACAAACTGGGGCTACGGCGCCGGCGGAAAGGTCGCGGGCTTCACCCCGCTCTGCGCGCATCCCCTGCGCCGGGTCGAGGAAGCAACCGTGCGGGTCTTGACCGCGCAAGCGGACGAAAAATGA
- a CDS encoding Crp/Fnr family transcriptional regulator → MMALTDELDRYPKTGRFLTGRLRHDMSDAEKSELEGLVARTLTLQDGERLIARGEECDCSTLLIDGFILRTLESEDRRYAVSFHVPGDFVDLHCFALKRLDHNIDCVGSVKLGQVPHTAIAEVMANRPHLARLFWFSTLLDAAMHREWIMKLEQLTAPKRIAHIFAEIWRRLEMVGIGYADGFETPLRQSDIADMCGATSIHTNRALADLRKNGLADFQRGKVRIADRTRLEAYAGFNPDYLYGDGALSLREFA, encoded by the coding sequence ATGATGGCGCTCACCGACGAGCTGGACCGCTATCCCAAGACTGGACGGTTCCTGACCGGGCGCTTGCGGCACGACATGAGCGATGCCGAGAAGTCCGAACTCGAAGGTCTGGTCGCGCGGACGCTGACGCTGCAAGACGGCGAGCGGCTGATCGCGCGCGGCGAGGAATGCGATTGCTCCACGCTGCTGATCGACGGCTTCATCCTGCGCACGCTGGAAAGCGAGGACCGGCGCTATGCGGTGAGCTTTCACGTGCCGGGGGATTTCGTCGACCTGCATTGCTTCGCGCTCAAGCGGCTCGATCACAACATCGATTGCGTGGGTTCGGTGAAACTCGGCCAGGTGCCGCATACAGCGATCGCGGAGGTGATGGCGAACCGCCCGCATCTGGCGCGCCTGTTCTGGTTCTCGACCCTGCTCGACGCGGCGATGCATCGCGAATGGATCATGAAGCTCGAACAGCTCACCGCACCCAAGCGCATTGCGCATATCTTCGCCGAAATCTGGCGCCGGCTCGAAATGGTCGGCATTGGCTATGCCGATGGCTTCGAGACCCCGCTGCGGCAAAGCGACATTGCCGACATGTGCGGTGCGACCTCGATCCACACCAACCGCGCGCTGGCCGACCTCAGGAAGAACGGGCTGGCCGATTTCCAGCGCGGCAAGGTACGGATTGCGGACCGCACGAGGCTGGAGGCCTATGCCGGCTTCAACCCCGATTACCTCTATGGCGACGGCGCCTTGTCGCTGCGCGAATTCGCGTGA
- a CDS encoding glycosyltransferase family 4 protein: MKIAVLAHIRHAIAEPFGGGMEAHCDMLCRGLRAAGHEVDLFAAEGSHDENLVPICAAPYDEVLPWRVYRGTSELAAYQRAAFERVLLKIGGGGYDVVHNNSLFPEIIAWCAQAGIPCVTSQHVPPFGTMFDAVEAARAQPNIGFTVTSHDQQSLWADRGCPDLEVIPNGIDTDRWVPAGDPGDYLTWVGRIVPDKGLAEAIQAARKARARLKIFGPVEDAAYFAAKVEPFLDGGIEFHGHRSAEHLRQEVAQARGALVTPLWDEPFGLVAAEALSCGTPVAGFNRGALSEVVGDCGILVKGGDVGALAHAIRRLGSIDRAACRERATSQLSIGAMITGYERCYAKVIAGARLASLPRLAWASSSSSTTELLA, from the coding sequence ATGAAAATCGCGGTCCTCGCCCATATCCGCCATGCCATCGCCGAACCCTTCGGCGGCGGGATGGAGGCGCATTGCGACATGCTGTGCCGCGGGCTGCGCGCAGCCGGACACGAGGTCGATCTGTTCGCCGCCGAAGGGTCGCATGACGAGAATCTGGTACCGATCTGCGCGGCGCCCTATGACGAGGTGCTGCCCTGGCGCGTCTATCGCGGCACCAGCGAACTCGCCGCCTACCAGCGTGCCGCCTTCGAGCGCGTGCTGCTGAAGATCGGCGGGGGCGGGTATGATGTGGTCCACAACAACTCGCTGTTTCCCGAGATCATCGCCTGGTGCGCGCAAGCGGGGATTCCCTGCGTCACCTCGCAGCACGTCCCGCCCTTCGGGACGATGTTCGATGCCGTGGAAGCGGCGCGCGCGCAGCCGAATATCGGCTTCACCGTGACCTCGCATGACCAGCAATCCCTATGGGCCGATCGCGGGTGTCCCGATCTCGAGGTGATCCCCAACGGTATCGATACCGATCGCTGGGTGCCCGCGGGCGATCCGGGCGACTATCTGACATGGGTGGGCCGCATCGTCCCCGACAAGGGACTGGCCGAAGCGATCCAGGCGGCGCGCAAGGCGCGGGCCCGGCTGAAGATTTTCGGGCCGGTCGAGGATGCTGCCTATTTCGCCGCCAAGGTAGAACCGTTCCTTGACGGGGGAATCGAATTTCACGGACACCGCAGCGCCGAACACTTGCGACAGGAAGTCGCGCAGGCCCGGGGCGCGCTGGTCACGCCCTTGTGGGACGAACCGTTCGGCCTGGTGGCGGCAGAAGCGCTGTCCTGCGGCACACCCGTCGCAGGGTTCAATCGCGGGGCGCTGTCCGAAGTCGTGGGAGACTGCGGGATCCTGGTCAAAGGCGGCGATGTCGGCGCGCTGGCGCACGCCATCCGGAGGCTTGGTTCGATCGATCGCGCCGCGTGCCGCGAACGGGCGACCAGCCAGCTCTCGATCGGAGCGATGATCACAGGCTACGAGCGTTGCTATGCCAAGGTCATCGCCGGTGCGCGGCTCGCTTCTTTGCCGCGGCTTGCCTGGGCCTCGAGCTCTTCGAGCACGACCGAACTGCTCGCATAG
- a CDS encoding glycosyltransferase family 2 protein, which produces MTISVCTLAHGREDHLRNLVSGLNHSRRPPCELVVAVMQDNRYDLPSTSFPVRQVLLGSKGICLAEARNTAAEHARGELLIFLDVDCIPAPGLIEDYAAASAFNEGVLMGEVGYLPQGATEHGIDYAQFERLAVTHRDRAGPPRGMVGHCGDYRCFWSLNFALPAATFRDLGGFDPRYLGYGGEDTDFGRTIAAHDVPLWWARGAKAYHQYHKHHMPPVHHLDSVVANAQIFAEKWGEPTMQHWLRAFRLMGLIEPDGNGGWIKLREPGEAHFALTRQQEHQPYASSSVVLEELEAQASRGKEASRAPAMTLA; this is translated from the coding sequence ATGACGATTTCGGTATGTACGCTCGCGCATGGCCGTGAGGACCATCTGCGCAATCTGGTCAGCGGATTGAACCATTCGCGCCGCCCGCCGTGCGAACTGGTGGTCGCGGTCATGCAGGATAATCGCTACGATCTCCCCAGCACGAGCTTCCCGGTCCGGCAGGTATTGCTGGGCAGCAAGGGCATCTGCCTCGCGGAGGCAAGGAACACGGCTGCCGAACATGCGCGCGGCGAATTGCTGATCTTCCTCGATGTCGACTGCATCCCCGCGCCGGGATTGATCGAGGACTATGCCGCCGCCTCTGCCTTCAACGAAGGCGTGCTGATGGGCGAGGTCGGCTATCTCCCACAGGGCGCGACCGAGCATGGTATCGACTATGCGCAGTTCGAACGGCTCGCGGTCACGCATCGCGACCGCGCCGGTCCGCCGCGCGGAATGGTCGGGCACTGCGGCGACTACCGCTGCTTCTGGTCGCTCAATTTTGCGCTGCCCGCCGCAACCTTCCGCGACCTCGGCGGGTTCGATCCGCGCTATCTCGGCTATGGCGGCGAGGATACCGATTTCGGTCGCACGATTGCGGCGCATGACGTGCCGCTGTGGTGGGCGCGCGGGGCGAAGGCCTATCACCAATATCACAAGCATCACATGCCGCCGGTGCACCATCTCGACAGCGTGGTCGCCAATGCGCAGATCTTTGCCGAGAAATGGGGCGAGCCAACGATGCAGCACTGGCTTCGCGCTTTCCGCCTCATGGGGCTGATCGAGCCCGATGGAAACGGCGGCTGGATCAAGCTGCGCGAACCGGGCGAAGCGCATTTTGCACTCACCCGGCAGCAGGAACACCAGCCCTATGCGAGCAGTTCGGTCGTGCTCGAAGAGCTCGAGGCCCAGGCAAGCCGCGGCAAAGAAGCGAGCCGCGCACCGGCGATGACCTTGGCATAG